TTTCAGCTTTTGTGAATATTCAAGTGCTGCTTTGGGGTCATGAATTGAGCATGGCCCAACCACTATAAATTTTCTTCTATCCTGAAAATCCAGGATATGTTCTATTTCTTCTCTATATTTTAAAACAGTTTGTTCAGCTAATTTTGATAAAGGTAATCTTGATTTTACCTCGCTAGGAGTTAATAATACGTGAGAATGCTTGATGTTAGTGTTAGATAATTGGTTGTGCATGGAGTGAGTCATGTGTACTTTGCTATTTCGTTGATGAGCGAAAAATCATACACATATTTTAAATGAAAAGATACAAAATTAAGCAAAGAATGTAAGACATAAGAGTCGTGATATCAATTGGCTTTTATCTCTGCAATCTCTGCGTCTTGGGGGTTAAAGAGTAATTAATTTAACCACATAAGTGTAGAGAATACAGAGCTAAGAATAATTTTTTAAAAAAGTTTAACTTACCTTAATAGGGATAGACATAAGAGTTAACTAATTGACAAATTTCTGATGAGGTACTTCCAGAAAATAAATTATTCCGGTTGAAGTTGTTGACTGATGACTGTGAACAGTGGAATATTTTCTTACTTGGAAGTCCCTTAGAATCTGGTCATATATATCAATAAATGCTGATAATCACTCGTTTTATTCTCATAACAGAAAAGGGGGCAATATCTCCCCCTTTCTGCTTTATTACACTACTGAGTCAGCAAAGGTGTATTTGATTACTGGCATACAAACACTTTGGCTTCGTATGGCCCGATATCAGTTATAATGCCATCGTCACCAGCTTCGACATCATAATCACCTGTCCATTCGTGCCATGTTCCACCAGAGGGGAAGTTAGGAACATGGTAGCCACCTAGGAAGTTTTCTGAAAAATTTGTTACTACGACAACACGAGAACCTTGATCATTCCAACGGCTGTAAGCTAGCACCTTAGCTTCTGGATTTTCGTGGATAAAATCAATATTTTCTGTGTAGAGGGCATGATTATTTTTCCGCAAAATAATCAAACCTGAATAGTATCCAAACAAGCTACGATTTAGGTCATTACCTAGTAGTGTCCAATCGATTTTGGCTGATTCCTGTTGTTTGGGTTTGTACTCCCCAAATTCTTCGCCCATCCAAACCAACGGTACACCCACAGCTGTCATTAGAATAGCTGCGCCCAATTTAGCCCGTCTAAAGGCTTCTTCGTCAAAAATCTCACGTTTGCCCAACTCTACCATGACGCGATCGTGGTCGTGGTTAGTGAGGTAATTTACTACATTAGTAGCACCCAAAAAACCTTGACGTTTGCAGTCAATCACATCTTTGAGACGCTCTAAATCAAAGGTATCACCGCAGATATGTTCTACAATACAGTGATAGAAACTATCGTGCCAGCAACCATCCATTGGGCCGTCTACATTGGTGATGCTGGTAGTTTCAGGAATGTGTTCGGCAACATTATAAAAAGGCTTAGCACCAGCTGTGTTTTTAGCTTCTTGAACAATCCAATGCATGAAATCGTAATTAGCTATTTGCCGCGCCGCATCATAGCGAATACCATCAATATGATATTCCTGAATCCAGAAACGTATGGTATCGCCAATAAATTTCCGCGCTGGATAAGTATCTAAATTTTCGTCATAATGTTCGTAATTAAACTCAGGCCCCCAGCTATTATCGGGGTCGCGGGGAGCGTGGTGATACCAATAATCATGGTCAATTTGAGTTAACGGGCTGGATGCTTCTGAGTGGTTATAAATACCATCGATAATGATGCGGATACCTCTTGCATGGCACTCGTCAATTAGCTGCTTTAACCCAGCGGTGGTACCATAACTAGATTCAGTTGCAAAAAAATAACGGGGGTTGTAACCCCAGCTATAATCACCAGGATATTCTTTGATTGGCATCAACTCAATGGCGTTGATTCCCAAATCACACAAATAATCTAACTTTTCAATGACATGTTTATACTTGCCTCTAGCATAGGGGTCATCCTCACCACCAGAAAAGTCGCCCACATGCAATTCATAAATTACTAATTCTTGGTCAGCAGGTAATGGTTTATCATCGTGTTGCCAAACGTAGGTATCGACAATTCTTTCTCCATCTTTTATCCGGACAATACCGTTATCTTGCCCACTTAACTCATTAATATTAGTTGCATAGGGGTCTGTAACATCAACCCACTGTTCTGGTTCTAAAAACCAGGAGTTTGACTGAACACGAAATTTATATTCATATTCGCCATCTTCTAATTCAACAGTTGTACGAAAATAACCATCCTCACCTTTCTCCATTGGAATTTCTTGCCAATCAGAAAAAGAACCTATTAGCGCGGCTCCTTTGTTATAAGGTGCAAATAAGTTAAATTCAATTGGTTTTGCCATAATATTGTTTGGAATATTTAATCTCAATATTGATTATTTTCTAAATAAATCATCAATTTGCCAATCACCCTAGGGAGATACTTACATAAGTAAGACCTCTATCTTGCGAATGAATATATACTCTATAAATAGATTATTTATTCTTAAATAACTGTTTAAATTATGCTAGTTAGGCTTTATAGGTAGCTGACTAGTATCACTTGATGTAAATCTCAAAATCATCAATTAAATATTGTTTTTCATCAAAATAGCAAATATTCAGTGTTGCATTACCAAATCTTTGCTATCAAAATTGGGAGTATCCTAATTTTGTAATTTCATCAAGATGATATAGCAGTCCTAAATCATTCGTGAGAAACAAGATTCCCGACTTATTTGAGAAGTCGGGAATCTGAAGCTTTCAATTTTCACCAATCAAATAGGATTGCTATAGATGGTCATTGCGAATTAAGCAAAGCGGAATGAAGCAATGGCAACATCCGTGCTTTGCGATTGCTTCGCTTCACTACGTTCCCCTAGCAATGATAAATGCTCCCATCACAATTTACTCGAATTTATCGCGATTTTGTTGCAAATAGCTTAATAGCCAGTTTGCTGCCGTCGCCCTGCGAGTCTGTCTAGGGCCAAATTCACCGATTTTGTAACCTTTGAAGCCCAGTTTTTCTTTTAGTAGTTGTTTGTTTTCTGTGGGAATGGAACGGGTTAACTTGACTGTTGCAGGGCGACTATCGATAAAATCTGGCGGCTGTGGGTACTCATCTCGCCATTCTTGTGGAACTTCGCTATTGTCCCATTTTTCAGATGAAGAATTATAACGATAGCCTAAATAGTACCACACCAATTGGTTGACCGTAACATCATCAATTTTATCGTCGAGAATTGCCCAAATAGTTTCTGTGTTGAGTGGTGGCAGATTTGACATAAGCAATTAGAGATTGGGAATTGGGAATTGGGATGCAACTATAGCAATCCGATTTGATTTCTGAATCACTCGTAGAGGTAAGGGACTGGGGACTGGGAAGAAGGAATAAAGGTGTACTGAGTTTTGTTCAAAAATCAAATATGAGTCCTATATGTAGGATGCTGATAATACAGCAATTAATTGGTAAAAAGTACATTATCATTACCTTAATTAAGAGATTGCTATGCATCAAGATGATTTTATCGCTATCGACATCTACACCTACAGGCATCGCCACGATCGCGATCGCGATTAATTATGCAATTTAGTGATTGTGTATTCATAAACTAGGTAGACTGGATATCGTAAAGAATTGACCAGTCTATGCAGAATTCCCCATCCTTGCCAAAGCTAATCCGCGCCCATGTATTCGTTTCTGGCCGAGTCCAAGGAGTGGGCTATCGTTATGCCACTGTAGATACAGCTAGCCAGCTGGGATTAACAGGTTGGGTGCGGAACCTCCCCGATAGCCGTGTAGAAGCAGTCTTTGAAGGGGCGCGGGAGGTTGTAGAAGAGATGATTCGCTGGTGTTACTCCGGGCCACCTGCGGCTGTGGTGAAAGAGGTTGTGATTGAGTACGAAGAACCAGAAGGCTTGCGAGGATTTGAAGTCAGACGAGTTGAGTAGATTAGGGTATTGCTTCAGGTTGATGAACTGGTATAGAAATCACAAATTTGCTGCCCTCTCCTAATGTGGAATCACACCACATCTTGCCATGATGTTTTTCTGTGACTATTTTGTAGCTGATGGATAAGCCCAAGCCTGTGCCTTTACCGATGGGTTTGGTGGTGAAAAAAGGATCAAAAATGCGCGATCGCACTGTTTCAGGTATGCCCGAACCATTGTCTGCGATCGCAATCTCCACCCAATTATCAGCCATCACTTGAGTTGAAATCCAAATTGTACCTGGCTGTGTTTGTGGCTTGGCTTTTGTTTTCTGTAGTCGAACAGATTCCTCCAGCGCATCAATGGCATTAGCCAGTAAGTTCATAAATGCCTGATTGAGTTGTCCAGGATAACACTCAACTAAAGGCAATTGACTGTAATTTTTAACCACTTCTATTGCAGGAGACTCTGGTCTTGCCTTGAGGCGATGTTGCAAAATCAGCAGCGTGTTGTCAATACCCTCATGAAGGTCAACAGCTTTAAATTCCGATTCATCCAAGCGGGAGAAGTTACGCAGAGATAAAACAATTTGCCGAATCCGTTCAGTGCCGATTTTCATTGATTGCAGCAGCTTTATCAGGTCTTCATTGAGGAAGTCAAGTTCGATTTTATCCAAGGTTGCTTGCAGTGTTTGCGGTGGATTGGGGTAGTGCGCCTGATACGCCTGAATCAATTTCAACAAATCTTGAGTATAGCTATCAATATAATAAATATTGCCAGAAATAAAATTTACAGGATTGTTGATTTCGTGGGCAACTCCAGCAACCAGTTGCCCCAGACTCGACATCTTTTCAGTTTGAACTAGTTGCAGTTGAGTGTTGTGCAAATCAGTTAAAGCTTGCTCAAGTTGTATTGAACGTTGCTCTTTTTCAGTCAGCAGTGTTTTCACACGTCCGATCATATCGTTGAATGCAGTCGCTAGAATGCCTGTTTCATCCTTGCTGATCACCGGGGCTTGTAGATCAAAGTTAGATTCTTGGGTGACTTGCTGCGCCACCTCTGTCACAGATTGCAGTGGTTTGGCAATGCTGCTGGAAATTTGCCAGCCCAAGATTAATGCCAAAATCACACAACCAAAACTGGTTATAGCGATCACCATGATTGTGGATCTAGCTTGGGCGATGGTCTCGTCATACAGCGATGACCACTCTAGAATGACTGCACCATCAATCTGATTTTGATTGTTTTTCAGCGGAACGACAATAAGTTTAATTCCTTGGGGATAATCCTCACTCTTTTCCAAAAAAGTTCTGGTCTTGCCATCCTGGATAGTTTGCTGCACTTCATTCCCCTGGTCATGGTGAAAATAAGTGCCGACATTTTGAAGAACAGCATCTGCCAAAATTAGCTTCTGCCGATTGACCACCACAAGGTCGCGTTTTTGCAAACCATGCAGCAAATTGGTGTAGTCTTGCAATTGGTCTGAATATTCAAGAGAAATAAATTTTTGATTGTAATAAGCATCGTGGGCGATGGAAGTCGCAACCACTTGGGAAACATGTTCAGCTTCCGCGATCGCTAGAGTTTCAGCAATTTTTTGGCTTTGGGCGATCGCCACCCCACCAACAACGCTGGTTAATAGAGAAACACCAACAAAGCTTCCAACCAGTTTGTGAGAAATTTTCATAGCGATCGTCTGTCAGAGGTTCAATTCAAGCAATTTTTGTGAATCAGTTCAAATAATCAAAATATTTTTAATACTCAAAACTCTGTAGTGTTCTTGGGAAAATTCATGATAAAATTTGCATTCAAATAAAGATACGTGTAAAAATTTATCTAAAATTAGTAAAACCTTTAATTCACGGTTTGATTTAGCTTCAAGCCTATCTGTCGCCGTGAATGGTTACTGTATAAGCAGTTATACTCTATACAATAGTTAAATTAGTAAATTGAGGGCCAACCTTACAAAAGCTTCTTGAAAGTGATTCGTGTTATAAAGTTTACGTAATGAAACAAGAATAAATCCTGTATCAGCAACAAGCATTACAGGTCTAGAAAATACTTACACTAACCTTTCGCATCTTTTTTTATATCTTGCACTTCTCTGTACAATCCCAAGCAACATCATGTTATCGCTAAATTAATATCAAGTTCGCTTAATTACTTACGATATAGTCGGTTTGCTTGGTAATAGGTAATAGGTAATGGGTAATGGGTAATAGGTAATACTCAAAACCAATTACCAATTCCCAATTACCAATTCCCAATTACCGACCTCCACAGATATCATAAGTGTTTAAACGGACATGATATAAGAGGTTCGCTGAATTTGATGTAATGAAGCTGTACGCCACTTAAAAAAAACTTTGTGCCTTTGTGGCTTTCTGGTAAAAAAAAAGACACTAAGACACAAAGAGTTTTTAGTCGTTATAGTATACGCAGACTATGCGTAACTTGGCGTTGAAAAAATTACGAAATTGTGCCGATTTCTTTCAAATAAACCCGTGTAAATGGTTCATCTTCTCCCAAGGTGTAGTCTTCAATTAACCCCTTGCGACGGATGGAAATGTCGTTTTCTTTCCTAATCACCAATGTGGAACCATCAAGCACATCCCGTACCAGCGTCATCTCTATTTCGGTGGGGTTATCCAAAACTACCATATTACTCCCCTGATAAAACATACCTTCTGTCTCCAGAATGTCATCATGGTACTCAGTAATCAGTAAATCCAATTTGGGATTACGTAGCAAAGTTTGAACGTTAGTGTTGTATTCAGGGCGTAATACTTTTTTTGACCGATTCACAAAAATTGCGTCACGACAAATTGCACCTACTGTCCATTCGGGATGCTGTAAGAGAATATGGTCAATAGTTTCTTGCAATTCTTGAACT
Above is a window of Nostoc sp. UHCC 0702 DNA encoding:
- a CDS encoding alpha amylase C-terminal domain-containing protein translates to MAKPIEFNLFAPYNKGAALIGSFSDWQEIPMEKGEDGYFRTTVELEDGEYEYKFRVQSNSWFLEPEQWVDVTDPYATNINELSGQDNGIVRIKDGERIVDTYVWQHDDKPLPADQELVIYELHVGDFSGGEDDPYARGKYKHVIEKLDYLCDLGINAIELMPIKEYPGDYSWGYNPRYFFATESSYGTTAGLKQLIDECHARGIRIIIDGIYNHSEASSPLTQIDHDYWYHHAPRDPDNSWGPEFNYEHYDENLDTYPARKFIGDTIRFWIQEYHIDGIRYDAARQIANYDFMHWIVQEAKNTAGAKPFYNVAEHIPETTSITNVDGPMDGCWHDSFYHCIVEHICGDTFDLERLKDVIDCKRQGFLGATNVVNYLTNHDHDRVMVELGKREIFDEEAFRRAKLGAAILMTAVGVPLVWMGEEFGEYKPKQQESAKIDWTLLGNDLNRSLFGYYSGLIILRKNNHALYTENIDFIHENPEAKVLAYSRWNDQGSRVVVVTNFSENFLGGYHVPNFPSGGTWHEWTGDYDVEAGDDGIITDIGPYEAKVFVCQ
- a CDS encoding acylphosphatase; its protein translation is MQNSPSLPKLIRAHVFVSGRVQGVGYRYATVDTASQLGLTGWVRNLPDSRVEAVFEGAREVVEEMIRWCYSGPPAAVVKEVVIEYEEPEGLRGFEVRRVE
- a CDS encoding DUF1823 family protein, which encodes MSNLPPLNTETIWAILDDKIDDVTVNQLVWYYLGYRYNSSSEKWDNSEVPQEWRDEYPQPPDFIDSRPATVKLTRSIPTENKQLLKEKLGFKGYKIGEFGPRQTRRATAANWLLSYLQQNRDKFE
- a CDS encoding HAMP domain-containing protein; the encoded protein is MKISHKLVGSFVGVSLLTSVVGGVAIAQSQKIAETLAIAEAEHVSQVVATSIAHDAYYNQKFISLEYSDQLQDYTNLLHGLQKRDLVVVNRQKLILADAVLQNVGTYFHHDQGNEVQQTIQDGKTRTFLEKSEDYPQGIKLIVVPLKNNQNQIDGAVILEWSSLYDETIAQARSTIMVIAITSFGCVILALILGWQISSSIAKPLQSVTEVAQQVTQESNFDLQAPVISKDETGILATAFNDMIGRVKTLLTEKEQRSIQLEQALTDLHNTQLQLVQTEKMSSLGQLVAGVAHEINNPVNFISGNIYYIDSYTQDLLKLIQAYQAHYPNPPQTLQATLDKIELDFLNEDLIKLLQSMKIGTERIRQIVLSLRNFSRLDESEFKAVDLHEGIDNTLLILQHRLKARPESPAIEVVKNYSQLPLVECYPGQLNQAFMNLLANAIDALEESVRLQKTKAKPQTQPGTIWISTQVMADNWVEIAIADNGSGIPETVRSRIFDPFFTTKPIGKGTGLGLSISYKIVTEKHHGKMWCDSTLGEGSKFVISIPVHQPEAIP